The genomic stretch ATTTTCTTGCAAACAAACAAAACAAGAAATAGTTAAAGAGGAGGTTAAAAAAACTAAGATTAATGCTGAAGTTTTAAAATCTGTGCAATTATCCGCAGGAAAAATAATCCGTATTGATTCTTTTCCTGCAAAACACATTACACCAAGACCTGTAGATGTTTGGTTGCCAGAAAATTATTCTGATGAAAAAAAATATGCAGTTTTATACATGCACGATGGTCAAATGTTATTCGATGAAACGTCTACTTGGAATAAGCAGGAATGGAAAATAGATGAAGTTGCTTCAAAATTAATGAAAGAAGGTATTACCAAAGATTTTATAGTAGTTGGTATTCATAACATACCTGAGATAAGATGGCTAGATTTGTTTCCAGAAAAAGCTATGAACTTTTTATCTGCAGAAGAGTTAGAAACTTTAAAAAGTTTTTCTAATAGTAGTTTTGGTTTAGAAGATTTAACAGGTGATGCATACTTGCAATTTCTAGTAAAAGATTTAAAACCTTACATAGACGCAACCTACGCTGTACATACAAATAAAGAAAATACGTTTATAGCTGGTTCTTCTATGGGCGGTTTAATGTCTATGTATGCAATTTCTCAATATCCAGCTATTTTTGAAGGTGCTGCTTGTATCTCTGTACATTGGGTTGGCGCTTTACCAAAAGAGAATAATCCGTTACCAAATGCTATTTTTACTTATTTGGAAAAGAATATTCCGAATGCAAAAACACATAAAATATATTTTGATTACGGTAACAAAACTTTAGATCAGTATTATCCACAGTATGCACCTAAAGTAGATGCTATTTTTTTAGAAAACGGTTATACAGAAGCCAATTATAGAAACTTATTTTTCGAAGGAACAGATCATTCAGAAATTTCTTGGCAAAATAGAATTCATATTCCGTTAACTTTTCTGTTGAAGAAATAATAGATACACTCATTATAATTTAGTTGTTTATAAAATATGAAAACACTTAAGCTATTTATTTTATTACTTTTTTTATCAATTTCTTCATTTTCTCAAAATTCAAGTAGAATTTTTCAAAATGTTGATCAATCTAAAAATAGATTAGAGGTTCATGTAAATGATGGGACTTATTTTATAGAATTTTATTCTGATAAAATTGTAGAAACTACATTTATTCCGAAAGGAGAAGCTTACACAAAAAAATCGCATGCAGTTATTTTGGAGCCTAAAAAGGTTACTGTAACACCTTTAATTACTGATGATAAAAGTGTTTTTAATACAACCGGAATTTCTGTACACATCAATCACAATCCTTTTCAAATTGAATATCAATTTAACGGAGAAGTTGTTACATCAGAAAAATTAGGATATTATAAATCTAAACATGTTCCTTTAGAAAATGTAAAAGGAAATATAGTATATGATTTTACAGAGAAAATTGAATTTAATTTAACAAAAGACGAAATTTTATTTGGTGGAGGTTCTAGAGCTTTAGGTATGAATAGAAGAGGTAATCGATTAGCTTTATACAATAGAGCGCAATATGGTTATGAAACAAAAGCATCACTAATGAATTTTACTTTGCCGTTGGTAATTTCATCTAAGAAATACATGATTCATTTTGATAATGCACCAATTGGATATTTAGATTTAGATAGTAAAAAAGACAATTCTTTAACCTACGAAACTATTTCTGGTCGTAAAACATACCAAGTTGTTGTTGGTGATTCTTGGGAAGATTTAATAGAAAATTATACACAGTTAACAGGTAAACAACCATTGCCAGCTAGATGGGTTTTAGGAAATTTTTCTAGTAGGTTTGGTTATCATTCACAGCAAGAAACAGAAAAAACGATTGCTAAATTTCAAGAAGAAGAGATTCCTGTAGATGCTGTTATTTTAGATTTGTATTGGTTTGGTAAAACAATTCAAGGTACAATGGGTAATTTAGAAGTTGATAAAGATTCTTTTCCTGATATGAAAGGAATGATTTCTAGATTGAAAAATAAAGGAGTTAAAACTGTATTAATTACAGAGCCTTTTATTTTATCAAATTCTTCTAAATGGAAAGAAACTGCAGAGAAAGGAGTTTTAGCCACAGATTCTGTACAAAAGCCAGCTAAATATGATTTTTACTTTGGAAATACTGGTATTGTAAATATTTACAAAAAAGAAGGAAAAGATTGGTTTTGGAATATTTATAAAGACCTATTAAATATTGGCGTAAAAGGACTTTGGGGAGATTTAGGAGAACCAGAAGTGTTACCGTATTGGGTAAATTTTGGAACTAAAAAAGCAGATGAAATTCATAATATTTACGGTCATGATTGGGCTAGATTAATTTTTGAAGGTTATCAGAAAGAGTATCCAAACGAAAGACCCTTTATTTTAATGCGCGCTGGTGCTGCTGGTTCGCAACGTTTTGGTATGATACCTTGGTCTGGTGATGTAAATAGAACTTGGGGCGGATTGCAAAGTCAACCAGAAATTGCATTGCAAATGGGAATGCAAGGTTTTGGATATATGCATTCTGATTTAGGTGGTTTTGCCGGAGCAAATTTAGACGATAATTTATATACACGTTGGTTGCAATATGGTGTTTTTCAGCCGATATTTAGACCGCATGCGCAAGAAGAAGTAGCTAGCGAGCCCGTTTTTAGAACTAAAGAAACAATGCAATTAGCAAAAAAATCTATTGAATTGCGTTATAAATTATTGCCTTATAACTACAATTTAGCTTTTCAAAATAATCAAAAAGGAACACCTTTAATGCGTCCTGTTTTTTTTGAAGAAGATACGCCTGAATTAATTACAAATTCATCTACTTATTTGTGGGGAAAAGATTTTTTAATTACACCAATTTTAAAAGATTCTGTGATTACAAAACAAGTATTTTTTCCTAAAACTGCCAATTGGATAGATTTTTATACAAATGAAAAAGTAGAAGGCGGGCAATTTAAAATGGTTAATGTAAAAGAGAATTCAATACCTACTTATGTAAGAGAAGGCGCATTTATTTTAATGTCTGATGTTGTGCAAAGTACAGACAACTATAATTCGGATAAATTGCAAGTTCATTACTACTTTAATAAAGAAAAGCAAGCAACAAAAAGAACTTTTTATAATGATGATGGCGAAACAGCTAATTCTTTTGAAAAAGGCGCTTATGAAATTTTAGAGTTTGACGCTGCTTTTTCAAAGAAATATTTAGAAATAGAGTTTGATGTTGTTTTAGGTAAAAATTGGAATCCGAAGAAAAAAGAAATCCAATTAATTATTCATAATATCAATTTCAATCCTAAAAAAATCAAAGTAAACGGAAAAAGAAAAAGAGTTTCTGTGGATAGTAATACACTTTCGATTCCTTTAACATGGAGTACTGATAAAGAATTAGAAATAGAAATTTCATTAAAATAAATAAAAATAATGAAGGGAATTAATAGCGCTTTAGTAACTTTAATTTTGATTATAACTTTAGGTTGTACATCAGAAAAGAAAACAGAAATAAAAGAAAAATCTGTGTCGAGTAAAAAAAAGGTAGTTGTTTATCAGGTGTTTACAAGATTATTTGGTAACACAAATACAACGAATAAGCCTTGGGGAACAATAGAGGAAAATGGTGTAGGTAAGTTTAACGACTTTACAGATAAGGCGTTAAAAGAAATTAAAGATTTAGGAATTACTCATATTTGGTACACAGGTGTGCCGCATCATGATGTTATACGTGATTACACAGCATTCGGTATTTCTAATGACGACCCAGATGTAGTAAAAGGTAGAGCAGGTTCTCCTTATGCTGTAAAAGATTATTATAATGTAAATCCAGATTTAGCAGAAAATGTAGCAAATCGATTAGAAGAATTTGAAGCTTTAATTGATCGTTCACATAAAAATGGTTTAAAAGTTATTATAGATATTGTACCAAATCATGTGGCTAGAAACTATCAAAGTTTAACAAACCCAAAAGGAACAAAAGATTTTGGTGCAGATGATGATACTTCTGTAGTATATCATGTCGATAATAATTTTTATTACACACCAAATAAAGCATTTGAAGTTCCAGATTTTTTAAATGGTTATAAACCTTTAGGAGGAGAAAAAAATGTTTTGTCTGATCTAAAATTTGAAGAATATCCAGCAAAATGGACAGGAAATGGATCTAAATCTGTAAAACCTAGTTTTTATGATTGGTATGAAACTGTTAAAGTAAATTACGGTATTTCGCTAGAAGGAAAAAAAGAGTTTGATGAATTGCCACAAGGTTTTGATAATGAAGATTACAAAAAACATTTTAAGTTTTGGCAAGATAAAAAAGTGCCAAATTCTTGGGTGAAATTTAAAGATATTGCTTTGTATTGGACTGCAAAAGGTGTTGATGGTTTTAGATATGATATGGCAGAAATGGTACCTGTAGAATTTTGGAGCTATATGAATTCTGCAATTAAAATGAAAAATCCAAATGCTTTTTTATTGGCAGAGGTATACAATCCAAAAATGTATAGAGATTACATTAAAAAAGGAAAAATGGATTATTTATATGACAAAGTACAGTTATATGATACTATAAAACATGTAATGCAAGGTCATGGTTTAACAGATAACATTCCGCCAATTCAAGAAGAATTGAAAGATATAGAACATCATATGTTACATTTCTTAGAAAATCATGACGAACAAAGAATTGCAAGTCCAGAATTTGCTGGTAGTGCAGAAAAAGGAAAACCAGCAATGGTAGTTTCTACAACCATTTCTACAGCACCAACTATGGTTTATTTTGGGCAAGAATTTGGTGAGGATGGTTCTGAAAACGCAGGATTTGGAACACCGTCAAGAACTTCTATTTTTGATTATGTAGGTGTGCCATCTTTACAAAGGTGGGTAAATAATAAACAATTTGATGGCGGTAAATCTACAAAGCAAGAATTGGCTTTAAGAGATTTTTACAAGCGATTGTTAAATTTTACCATTAAAAGTGATGCTTTAATGGGTAATTATAAAGATATTCATAAATACAACAGAGACAATACAGCTAACTATTCTTCTAAAATATTATCTTTTGTACGTTGGTCTGAAAACGAAAAATTGATAATTGTTTCTAATTTTGATGATCAAAAAGAATTTGAGTTCAATTTAGAAGTTCCGGCAAACATCATAAAAAAATGGAATTTAAAAGACGGAGATTATGTCGTAAAAGACCAATTATACTTAGAAAAATCTTTTGGTTTAAAGGTTAAAGAGGGTAGAGGTACTATAGACTTACAAATTAATCCATTAGAATCTTACATTTTAAAACTTCAATAATAATTAGCATGAAAAAACTATTATTTTTATTTTTAATAGCAGCAACAATTAGCTGTAGTCAAAAAAAAGCGGAAAACAATAAGATTGCTGATAAGCAAACAAAAGAGTTTACTTGGGAAGGAGCAAATATTTATTTTCTTTTAACAGATCGTTTTAATAACGGGAATTTAGAAAATGATATCAATTTTGATAGAACTAAAGAAACCGGAACCTTAAGAGGTTTTAAAGGAGGAGATATCAAAGGAATTACAAATAAAATTAAAGAAGGTTATTTTACAAATTTAGGAATCAATGCTATTTGGATGACTCCTATTGTAGAGCAAATTCACGGAGCGACAGATGAAGGTACAGGAGTTTCTTATGGTTTTCATGGCTATTGGGCAAAAGATTGGACTAAAATAGACCCTAACTACGGAACCAAAGAAGATTTAAAAGAATTGGTTGCAGTTGCTCATAAAAACGGAATTAGAATATTATTAGACGCTGTAATTAACCATACAGGTCCGGTTACAGATAAAGATTCAGTTTGGCCATCAGATTGGGTTAGAACAGATCCACAATGTCAGTATAGTAACTACGAAAACACTATTACTTGTACTTTAGTTAAAAATTTACCAGATATTAGAACCGAAAGTAATAAAAATGTAGAGTTGCCACCACAATTGGTAGCAAAATGGAAAGCAGAAAGAAGGTATGAACAAGAATTAAAAGAACTTGACGAATTTTTTGAAAGAACAGGACACCCTAGAGCGCCACGTTTTTATATCATGAAATGGTTAACAGATTATATTACGGAATTTGGAATTGATGGTTATAGAGTTGATACAGTAAAGCATACGGAAGAATTTGTTTGGCAAGAATTTAAAAAAGAATGTGATTTTGCTTTCGAAGAATTTAAAAAAAATAATGCAGAAAAAGTGTTAGATAATTCGAATTTCTATTTGGTAGGAGAAGTTTATAACTATGGTATTTCAGCAGAAAAGGCATTTAATTTTGGTGATAAAAAAGTAAACTATTTTGACAAAGCTTTTAATAGTTTGATAAATTTTGAAATTAAATGGAATGCGAAACAAATGGCAGCTAAAGATGTTTTTAGTAAATATGATTCAATTTTAAATAATGGATTAAAAGATTACGGAATTTTAAATTACTTAACCTCTCATGATGATGGGCAACCTTTTGATAAAGAAAGAAAACAGCCTTATAAAACGGCAACAATGTTAATGCTAACTCCCGGAACTTCTCAAGTATACTACGGAGACGAATCTGCAAGAGATTTAACAATAGATGGCGCAGTTGGTGATGCAACTTTACGTTCTTTTATGAATTGGAATGATATTGAGCAAGATGCAGAGACTCAAAAAATTATGACTCATTGGCAAAAATTAGGTCAATTTAGAGCAAATCATATGGCAGTAGGAGCAGGAAGACATCATTTAATTAGTGATGAAAACGGTTTGATTTTTTCTAGAATTAGAAATGATGATAAAATTATTGCTGGAATTAATTTACCTAAAGGAAAAAAAGTAATAAATGTAAAATCTGTTTTTGAAAATGGAGATACTCTCCATGATTTTTATTCAAAAAAATCTTCGATAGTAAAACAAGGGTTAGTTACATTAGAATCTG from Polaribacter marinaquae encodes the following:
- a CDS encoding alpha/beta hydrolase; the encoded protein is MKYLSLLFSLMMLFSCKQTKQEIVKEEVKKTKINAEVLKSVQLSAGKIIRIDSFPAKHITPRPVDVWLPENYSDEKKYAVLYMHDGQMLFDETSTWNKQEWKIDEVASKLMKEGITKDFIVVGIHNIPEIRWLDLFPEKAMNFLSAEELETLKSFSNSSFGLEDLTGDAYLQFLVKDLKPYIDATYAVHTNKENTFIAGSSMGGLMSMYAISQYPAIFEGAACISVHWVGALPKENNPLPNAIFTYLEKNIPNAKTHKIYFDYGNKTLDQYYPQYAPKVDAIFLENGYTEANYRNLFFEGTDHSEISWQNRIHIPLTFLLKK
- a CDS encoding TIM-barrel domain-containing protein, encoding MKTLKLFILLLFLSISSFSQNSSRIFQNVDQSKNRLEVHVNDGTYFIEFYSDKIVETTFIPKGEAYTKKSHAVILEPKKVTVTPLITDDKSVFNTTGISVHINHNPFQIEYQFNGEVVTSEKLGYYKSKHVPLENVKGNIVYDFTEKIEFNLTKDEILFGGGSRALGMNRRGNRLALYNRAQYGYETKASLMNFTLPLVISSKKYMIHFDNAPIGYLDLDSKKDNSLTYETISGRKTYQVVVGDSWEDLIENYTQLTGKQPLPARWVLGNFSSRFGYHSQQETEKTIAKFQEEEIPVDAVILDLYWFGKTIQGTMGNLEVDKDSFPDMKGMISRLKNKGVKTVLITEPFILSNSSKWKETAEKGVLATDSVQKPAKYDFYFGNTGIVNIYKKEGKDWFWNIYKDLLNIGVKGLWGDLGEPEVLPYWVNFGTKKADEIHNIYGHDWARLIFEGYQKEYPNERPFILMRAGAAGSQRFGMIPWSGDVNRTWGGLQSQPEIALQMGMQGFGYMHSDLGGFAGANLDDNLYTRWLQYGVFQPIFRPHAQEEVASEPVFRTKETMQLAKKSIELRYKLLPYNYNLAFQNNQKGTPLMRPVFFEEDTPELITNSSTYLWGKDFLITPILKDSVITKQVFFPKTANWIDFYTNEKVEGGQFKMVNVKENSIPTYVREGAFILMSDVVQSTDNYNSDKLQVHYYFNKEKQATKRTFYNDDGETANSFEKGAYEILEFDAAFSKKYLEIEFDVVLGKNWNPKKKEIQLIIHNINFNPKKIKVNGKRKRVSVDSNTLSIPLTWSTDKELEIEISLK
- a CDS encoding alpha-amylase family glycosyl hydrolase; its protein translation is MKGINSALVTLILIITLGCTSEKKTEIKEKSVSSKKKVVVYQVFTRLFGNTNTTNKPWGTIEENGVGKFNDFTDKALKEIKDLGITHIWYTGVPHHDVIRDYTAFGISNDDPDVVKGRAGSPYAVKDYYNVNPDLAENVANRLEEFEALIDRSHKNGLKVIIDIVPNHVARNYQSLTNPKGTKDFGADDDTSVVYHVDNNFYYTPNKAFEVPDFLNGYKPLGGEKNVLSDLKFEEYPAKWTGNGSKSVKPSFYDWYETVKVNYGISLEGKKEFDELPQGFDNEDYKKHFKFWQDKKVPNSWVKFKDIALYWTAKGVDGFRYDMAEMVPVEFWSYMNSAIKMKNPNAFLLAEVYNPKMYRDYIKKGKMDYLYDKVQLYDTIKHVMQGHGLTDNIPPIQEELKDIEHHMLHFLENHDEQRIASPEFAGSAEKGKPAMVVSTTISTAPTMVYFGQEFGEDGSENAGFGTPSRTSIFDYVGVPSLQRWVNNKQFDGGKSTKQELALRDFYKRLLNFTIKSDALMGNYKDIHKYNRDNTANYSSKILSFVRWSENEKLIIVSNFDDQKEFEFNLEVPANIIKKWNLKDGDYVVKDQLYLEKSFGLKVKEGRGTIDLQINPLESYILKLQ
- a CDS encoding alpha-amylase family glycosyl hydrolase yields the protein MKKLLFLFLIAATISCSQKKAENNKIADKQTKEFTWEGANIYFLLTDRFNNGNLENDINFDRTKETGTLRGFKGGDIKGITNKIKEGYFTNLGINAIWMTPIVEQIHGATDEGTGVSYGFHGYWAKDWTKIDPNYGTKEDLKELVAVAHKNGIRILLDAVINHTGPVTDKDSVWPSDWVRTDPQCQYSNYENTITCTLVKNLPDIRTESNKNVELPPQLVAKWKAERRYEQELKELDEFFERTGHPRAPRFYIMKWLTDYITEFGIDGYRVDTVKHTEEFVWQEFKKECDFAFEEFKKNNAEKVLDNSNFYLVGEVYNYGISAEKAFNFGDKKVNYFDKAFNSLINFEIKWNAKQMAAKDVFSKYDSILNNGLKDYGILNYLTSHDDGQPFDKERKQPYKTATMLMLTPGTSQVYYGDESARDLTIDGAVGDATLRSFMNWNDIEQDAETQKIMTHWQKLGQFRANHMAVGAGRHHLISDENGLIFSRIRNDDKIIAGINLPKGKKVINVKSVFENGDTLHDFYSKKSSIVKQGLVTLESEFDIVLLEKK